One segment of Parvularcula sp. IMCC14364 DNA contains the following:
- a CDS encoding phage head-tail connector protein, with protein sequence MSLEILTATTTEPVTLSQIRAQLRLDPADTDEDALLTRLATTARQQIERLAGLSILTQTFRWIYPGSVSPGITTVGGSARTLSLPRGPVTAVTQISTLTGSSGWQPLPATDYTLLPGLPGSIVWQTAIPESDRIQITFTAGWPSFEEVPAPLLHAMLLLIAHYHARREPYENDRLTSVPATVTSLLAPFRRVSL encoded by the coding sequence ATGTCGCTGGAGATTTTGACAGCCACGACGACAGAGCCCGTCACCCTCAGCCAGATCAGGGCGCAACTGCGCCTTGATCCAGCAGACACGGATGAAGACGCACTCCTGACACGGCTGGCAACAACGGCCCGTCAACAGATCGAGCGGCTGGCAGGTCTGTCCATCCTGACACAGACCTTTCGCTGGATATATCCCGGCAGCGTATCACCCGGCATAACGACAGTTGGTGGGAGCGCGCGCACGCTCTCCCTGCCGCGTGGCCCCGTCACGGCGGTCACACAGATATCTACCCTGACCGGGAGCAGCGGCTGGCAGCCCCTTCCGGCAACAGACTATACCCTGTTGCCGGGATTGCCGGGCAGCATTGTCTGGCAGACGGCAATACCAGAAAGCGATCGTATACAGATCACCTTCACGGCAGGCTGGCCCAGCTTCGAGGAGGTGCCCGCCCCCCTACTTCACGCCATGCTCCTGCTCATTGCGCATTATCACGCGCGCCGTGAGCCCTATGAGAATGACCGGCTCACCTCCGTGCCCGCCACTGTCACCAGCTTGCTCGCCCCCTTCCGGAGGGTCTCCCTGTGA